The following coding sequences are from one Rutidosis leptorrhynchoides isolate AG116_Rl617_1_P2 chromosome 11, CSIRO_AGI_Rlap_v1, whole genome shotgun sequence window:
- the LOC139876949 gene encoding large ribosomal subunit protein eL14-like yields the protein MPFKRYVEIGRIALVNYGKDYGKLVVIVDVIDQNRALVDSPDMVRGQMNFKRLTLTDLKVDIKRVPNKKTLVAALEAADIKNKWDNSSWGRKLIVKKKRASLNDFDRFKIMLAKIKKAGVVKQELAKLKKETAV from the exons ATG CCGTTCAAGAGGTACGTTGAGATCGGAAGGATCGCACTCGTTAATTACGGCAAAGACTATGGAAAGCTTGTTGTTATTGTTGACGTCATCGATCAAAACAGG GCTCTTGTTGATTCTCCGGATATGGTGAGGGGACAAATGAACTTTAAGAGGCTAACGCTCACCGACCTTAAGGTCGACATCAAAAGAGTACCAAACAAGAAAACTCTTGTTGCTGCTTTGGAGGCTGCTG ATATCAAGAACAAATGGGATAACAGCTCATGGGGAAGAAAACTTATCGTTAAAAAGAAGAGAGCCTCGCTTAATGATTTTGACAGGTTCAAGATAATGTTGGCTAAGATAAAG AAGGCTGGAGTTGTTAAGCAAGAGCTTGCCAAGCTTAAGAAGGAGACAGCAGTTTGA
- the LOC139876332 gene encoding dolichyl-diphosphooligosaccharide--protein glycosyltransferase subunit 2-like, translating to MTMKLGFIYLLLVAVASICEASALFNPISDSHRSAALELLSPAAGSFSSLEEAFESLRTFEVLGVETKTKSKDTTCKSVVDTLSSVSSNSEDLYYALRVSSILKCVIGKGVLTDVVSRLKDSIKDAKSVVDFYYPIGGLVSIKDQTSEIDVILEDADGIFRSIKALSHSDGRWRYRSNTPESSTYAAGVALETLSGIITLKSSEIDGNLIDALKKDVVKLFDHINKYDDGAYYFNDHLVDSNGHQGPVSATSSVVRGLTSLASTSGTLNIPGDKILGLARYFLGIGVPSDGKDLYLQIDALACLDQNRVIVPLILSLPASVLSFTSQEKLKVRVTTVLGSTAPPLSVRLMQVFSSGSQDASIIKQELKFDPKEAVYILDALPAGVDIGEYVFAFEIVFSDPEHKKSYVTGGRTKVPIYITGVVKVDDAKVEILESDSVETKNKIDIHGENDVALSANHLQKLRLSFQLTTPLQNPFKPHQAFLKLRHESEVEHIFVVGNSGKNFEITLDFLGLVEKFFYLSGKYDLELTVGDSAMENSFLKPLGHIELDLPDAPEKATRPPPKAVNIYSRFGPAPEIRHIFRTQEKRPPQELSYAFLGLVFIPLFAFFIGLSRFGVNMKNFPTSTVPAAFAILFHGGIAAVLVLYVLFWLKLDLFTTLKTLGLVGMFLLFVGHRTLSHLALTSSKVKSS from the exons ATGAcgatgaaattaggttttatatatttattattagttgcAGTAGCATCGATCTGTGAAGCATCAGCGTTATTTAATCCGATCTCTGATTCTCACCGGTCCGCAGCTTTGGAGCTGTTATCACCGGCGGCCGGTTCATTCTCAAG CTTAGAAGAAGCCTTTGAATCGTTAAGGACATTTGAGGTCCTTGGTGTAGAAACAAAGACTAAATCAAAGGATACCACTTGTAAATCTGTGGTGGATACTCTATCTTCAGTATCATCGAACTCAGAGGATCTGTATTACGCGTTACGAGTTAGTTCGATACTAAAATGCGTTATCGGTAAAGGAGTTCTTACG GATGTTGTATCAAGGCTTAAAGACTCTATCAAAGATGCAAAGTCAGTTGTTGATTTTTATTATCCGATAGGAGGTTTGGTATCAATCAAG GATCAAACTTCTGAAATTGATGTGATTCTCGAGGATGCTGATGGAATTTTTCGATCGATTAAG GCTCTCAGTCATAGTGATGGAAGGTGGCGTTACAGGTCTAACACTCCCGAGTCAAGTACTTATGCTGCAG GGGTAGCGCTCGAAACACTATCTGGAATCATTACGCTAAAATCTTCTGAAATTGATGGAAATCTG ATTGATGCACTGAAAAAGGATGTTGTGAAACTATTCGACCATATTAATAAATACG ATGATGGAGCCTATTATTTCAATGATCACCTCGTTGATTCAAATGGACATCAAGGTCCGGTTTCTGCTACCTCATCCGTTGTTCGTGGGCTTACAAGTCTTGCGTCCACTTCCGGAACTTTGAAT ATACCAGGTGACAAGATATTGGGTTTGGCAAGATATTTCCTTGGTATTGGCGTCCCTAGCGATGGCAAGGATTTGTATCTCCAAATTGATGCTTTAGCTTGCTTAGATCAAAATAG GGTTATCGTTCCTCTCATTTTATCACTTCCAGCTAGCGTCCTATCTTTTACTAGTCAAGAGAAACTCAAG GTCAGGGTTACCACTGTACTGGGGTCAACTGCACCTCCTTTATCAGTAAGACTCATGCAAGTCTTTAGCTCTGGATCACAGGATGCTTCAATCATTAAGCAG GAACTTAAATTTGACCCTAAAGAAGCTGTCTATATTCTGGATGCTTTGCCAGCGGGTGTTGATATTGGGGAGTATGTTTTTGCTTTTGAG ATTGTGTTTTCAGATCCAGAACACAAAAAAAGCTATGTAACTGGAGGTCGAACAAAGGTGCCAATCTATATCACGGGAGTTGTCAAAGTTGATGACGCCAAAGTCGAAATACTTGAGAGTGACAGCGTAGAGACTAAAAATAA GATTGATATACATGGGGAGAATGACGTGGCTTTGTCAGCAAATCATCTTCAAAAGCTGCGCTTGTCGTTTCAGTTGACAACTCCACTTCAAAACCCGTTTAAGCCTCACCAG GCATTTTTGAAGTTACGACACGAATCTGAAGTGGAGCATATCTTTGTTGTAGGCAACTCCGGCAAGAACTTTGAGATAACACTG GATTTTCTTGGACTAGTTGAGAAGTTCTTTTATCTCTCTGGTAAATATGACCTGGAGTTAACAGTGGGTGATTCTGCCATG GAGAACTCTTTTTTAAAACCTCTTGGCCATATTGAGTTGGATCTACCTGATGCACCAGAAAAGGCAACACGCCCACCTCCAAAAGCTGTTAATATTTACTCTAGATTTGGTCCCGCACCAGAGATACGTCACATTTTCCGAACTCAGGAGAAACGTCCTCCTCAAGAGCTGTCTTATGCTTTCTTGGGTCTAGTTTTCATACCGCTTTTTGCATTTTTCATTGGG TTGTCGCGGTTTGGGGTTAACATGAAGAACTTCCCCACATCAACAGTACCCGCTGCATTTGCCATCCTTTTCCATGGTGGTATTGCAGCGGTTCTTGTACTCTATGTGCTCTTCTGGCTGAAA CTTGATCTTTTCACCACATTGAAAACATTGGGACTTGTGGGGATGTTTTTGCTATTTGTAGGACATAGGACTCTTTCACACCTTGCTTTAACTTCATCAAAGGTGAAATCTTCTTGA